The Halichondria panicea chromosome 8, odHalPani1.1, whole genome shotgun sequence DNA segment GAATTTGGTGCCTGAAGCTTGTTGCCGCATTGTCCCCTTCAGTAGTGTATATCAGGAATCCTTCTCTTGCAACTTCCTTGGTCTAAGTGTGGGGGTTGAGTTACCAGCTCATGTGGTGGCCTCAGAACACCACATTCTATTAGATATTTTACCTCCGCTGAGTAGGCAAGCGTCCCCTGGTAAAGAAGACCCTCTAGGGACATACAAGCTCATGGTATACTCAGCACTACCTAGAGTACCTGAACctaagtgtgagtgtgtgtgttccccTCTACACATGACCATATACTCTTATCAATACAGACCCTCAGTATCTTCAGCGATTGCTAGGGCTGCTCTCTGGAGAGGTGTTATCTGAGGCAGTCACTAGCAGAGCTCTAACTAACCTCAAGGAAGAATGGATGAAGTGAGTAGCTGACAATAGAGTGCTCTTAgttttcacacacacacacacccctcccccacacacttaTAACCCTGTTGCAGTAAGGTGAAGGTGCTGTACAAGTTCTCACAAATGGGCTTCCTTGACGTGCCTCAAAAGAATGAACATTTGTCTAAATTACTGAACGAGATACTTGTAGTGAGTCAGGAGGAGTTGTGTGTACTGCAGTACTGGAGGTCTGCACTGTCCAGGGACTATAAGGAACACTTGAAAAATAACAATAagtgatattaattttatgttcaTCGTTTTAACTCATCATCAATGTGATATCTGTATAATTGATAAGAAATTGTGAAATTAAAATGATAGATGATGGTTGATAGAGTTTTAAGAGCTGGCTAGTTTGTCGAGGTCTGAGAGACAGTCTCTGAGCACTGCTCTGGCCAACATTATATCTATAGACAGGAAGAGGTGATAATGTCACTGCATGGCTATAACAACAGTGTAGGCTTACTCTTCTTGAGTCGGTCAGTGGAGGACTTGCTGTTGGTGTAGGATGGTTTAACATCTCTCCCTATCTCTTCAATCATACGAAGTAGTTCATTATAATGAGTCTCTAATAATGATTCACTCTCTGGACAATAGGGACAATATCTGATACTgtaatacacatacacacattgtcTCACTCTTGGGGAGGTTGTCTGTAGCTTGCAGCACTCCATTCACTGCCATCGCCGCTGTCTGTGTAGTAGCCATTTTAGTATTGCAAACCACACCCGTTTACTGGGAATAGGCGTGGTTTGCCAGGCTTGTCGCTGCATGTACTTTAACCCAGCCATTAATATTTTAAATAGAGAACGCCTTGTGTAGTTTCATAAATTCAATATTACTGCAAAATCTTTCGTTTTCAATAAAAGGGGTGCGGTGCATAAACTCTGtgataaaattattatgtaaaAATCAAACCTGGCAATACGCACAAAAAGTGATAACGTCTACTATAGCAACACTAATTGCTAGGGGTTTCCCCCTCTTGACCACTAGTGTCCACTTTCTCAGCACTAGGCTTTTCTTCAGACAATTGTGTATCCACTGAAGCATCTGTAGATGCTGGTGGGGGGTCTTGGATTGGTAGGATGAAGGTGCTAAAGAACGACACAATGACTGTCATATTGTCTCCAGAACCTTCACTCTTGGCTAGCTGGATAATCGCCTTGGCAACGGTTTGTTTAGACCCCCCAGGGCTTGTTAGATGAGCTTGTACACACGTCACAATCTCTTCCATACTCAACACATCCCAGATACCATCACACGCTAGCATCAGGTAATCCTCTGTTCCTTCAATGTCAGCCACACTTACATCACCCACTCCAATTACAAACTTCTTATCAGGAGCGTCCCCAATAGCACGAGATACAGATAGGTTTCCATTCACTCTCCAAGCACCATTCCACAGCACCACACCGCCGGCCGCTTCAATACGCTGCTGCTCATCCTGTACACAATGGTGGGTGTGTCAAGTCTT contains these protein-coding regions:
- the LOC135339519 gene encoding cyclin-dependent kinase 2-associated protein 1-like: MATTQTAAMAVNGVLQATDNLPKKSESLLETHYNELLRMIEEIGRDVKPSYTNSKSSTDRLKKNIMLARAVLRDCLSDLDKLASS